In Hydra vulgaris chromosome 06, alternate assembly HydraT2T_AEP, a genomic segment contains:
- the LOC136081729 gene encoding uncharacterized protein LOC136081729 isoform X2 produces the protein MALNVGDRFNSLKELEVAIKNYEIEFRVSLYKRESRSIASARKKGIKRTLNDDLLFYSMHYACYHGGKNFKSRSKGKRPNQSTFQIDCPYGIWINVSDNGSQLCIQKLVLKHNHVVDKELFNNLPKIRKLNVDEKEDVCRLLSMHGSKWLIKDQVMKETGKKVTLKDLHNLAAKQKGTTDLKSLIAVFQECNG, from the exons ATGGCTTTAAATGTTGGTGACAGGTTTAACTCTTTAAAAGAATTAGAAGTAGCCATTAAGAACTATGAAATAGAATTTagagtttctttatataaacgAGAAAGCAGATCTATTGCATCTGCAAGAAAAAAAGGCATTAAGCGAACCTTAAACGAcgatttgttgttttatagcaTGCATTATGCTTGCTATCATGGagggaaaaattttaaaagtcgATCAAAAGGAAAGCGTCCAAATCAAAg CACATTCCAGATAGATTGCCCATATGGAATCTGGATAAATGTATCCGACAACGGTTCACAATTATGCATACAAAAGTTGGTATTGAAGCACAACCATGTCGTTGACAAA GAATTGTTTAACAATCTgccaaaaataagaaaattaaacgTGGATGAAAAAGAAGATGTTTGTCGTCTTTTGAGTATGCACGGAAGCAAGTGGCTTATTAAAGATCAAGTTATGAAGGAAACAG gtaaaaaagtTACTCTCAAAGATCTTCATAACTTAGCTGCAAAACAGAAAGGTACCACAGATTTAAAATCACTTATTGCAGTCTTTCAAGAATGTAATGgttag